The following coding sequences are from one Candidatus Edwardsbacteria bacterium window:
- the murD gene encoding UDP-N-acetylmuramoyl-L-alanine--D-glutamate ligase, whose translation MKLDLAHKKISVIGLARSGMAAVRLLKKAGADVFVSDFKSIGSEELQELDNLGVAYETGGHTEKLLGSRMIVVSPGVRTDIPILQKAARMGIEVIGEIELAYRATRSRIIAVTGTNGKSTTVSMIGSILKKSGLDAHIGGNLAPGRPLCQLAVEANPESIIVAEISTFQIETIKTFKPYIGVVTNISPDHLDRHPDFESYARLKGELLKNQDETDHSVLNLDDSNVQKYCSGYRGKRRGFSLTKTVENGAWWDGQSLYISHDKKSHKVLDAKELKIPGKHNIANALAAIAAASVLDVSLSDMAAGLVSFRGVPHRLEEVATIKGVRYINNSMCTNSAAGVSSLQAFNSPLIVIAGGKEKGIDLSDFVAEISQRARAAVLIGEARERLKAELDSLGFSKALLAGNMSDAVRLASQQAQAGDAVILAPGCASFDMFRDFEDRGEQFKQAVHNLENR comes from the coding sequence ATGAAGCTCGATCTGGCACATAAAAAAATCTCGGTGATCGGCCTGGCCCGTAGCGGGATGGCGGCGGTCAGACTTTTAAAAAAAGCCGGGGCGGATGTCTTTGTCTCCGATTTTAAAAGCATCGGCTCCGAAGAACTACAAGAGTTGGATAATTTGGGCGTGGCCTATGAAACAGGAGGGCACACCGAAAAGCTGCTGGGCAGCCGGATGATAGTGGTAAGCCCGGGGGTCCGCACCGATATTCCGATCCTGCAGAAGGCCGCCAGGATGGGCATCGAGGTGATCGGCGAGATCGAGCTGGCTTACCGGGCAACCAGGTCCCGGATCATCGCGGTCACAGGAACCAATGGCAAATCCACCACCGTCTCCATGATCGGCAGCATCCTTAAAAAATCGGGACTGGACGCTCATATCGGCGGAAACTTAGCCCCGGGACGGCCCCTGTGCCAGCTGGCCGTCGAAGCCAATCCCGAGAGCATCATAGTGGCAGAGATCAGCACTTTTCAGATAGAGACCATAAAGACCTTCAAACCCTACATCGGCGTGGTGACAAATATATCGCCGGACCACCTGGACCGGCACCCTGATTTCGAAAGCTATGCCCGGCTCAAAGGGGAGCTGTTGAAAAATCAGGATGAAACGGACCATTCTGTTCTGAATCTGGATGATTCCAATGTTCAGAAATATTGCAGCGGGTACCGGGGAAAAAGACGGGGTTTCAGTTTGACAAAAACAGTGGAGAACGGAGCCTGGTGGGACGGCCAAAGCCTATACATATCACATGATAAAAAAAGCCACAAAGTTTTGGATGCCAAGGAACTTAAAATTCCGGGAAAACATAACATCGCCAATGCCCTGGCGGCGATAGCCGCAGCCTCCGTCCTAGACGTTTCTTTGTCCGATATGGCGGCAGGATTGGTTTCGTTCAGGGGAGTGCCGCATCGCCTGGAGGAGGTGGCGACGATAAAGGGCGTCCGATATATAAACAATTCCATGTGCACCAACAGCGCAGCCGGGGTAAGCTCCCTTCAGGCTTTTAACTCACCACTGATTGTGATAGCCGGCGGCAAGGAGAAGGGGATTGATCTCTCCGATTTCGTGGCCGAGATTTCCCAGCGGGCCCGGGCAGCGGTGTTGATAGGGGAGGCCAGAGAACGACTCAAAGCCGAGCTGGATTCTCTGGGCTTCAGCAAGGCTCTTTTGGCCGGCAACATGTCCGATGCCGTCCGGCTGGCGTCCCAGCAGGCCCAGGCCGGCGATGCGGTGATACTGGCGCCAGGCTGCGCCAGTTTCGACATGTTCAGGGATTTTGAGGACCGGGGGGAACAGTTCAAACAGGCGGTTCATAATTTGGAGAACAGATGA
- a CDS encoding putative lipid II flippase FtsW: protein MNSRSGEIDHYLLVAVLVLTGFGLIMSFSAGGFMSGSSAKFSNDSLFFFKRELIRVALALVFFLVALNINYRKLRSLIVPFFGVMLVVLLLTLVLGQSVRGSRSWIMGLQPVEIARIALVLFLADFIDKKGEDFKKIKIGYIPGVAAVVLLAVIIGLQPDFGSAMALSILGYTMLFLGGANLLAWVGGLGLASVAFAAAALTQKHVLGRLTGFWWGLTRPEELSALIESSSGHIKNTLVQTHQSLLGIGSGGFFGVGLGQSRQKFLFVSEAHTDFIFSIIGEEGGLLFAGIIMLVFLVILWRGIKLSLQLSDRFESLTVLGLSCGIFIYAVINISVALGIFPITGLPLPFLSYGGSALLANAVSVGLILNISKHRGEKSGQTFIRKNNGVSDSRWRDGRSSLSWSGRSRRR from the coding sequence ATGAACAGCAGGAGCGGAGAAATAGATCATTACCTATTGGTGGCGGTGCTGGTGCTGACCGGATTCGGACTGATCATGAGTTTCAGCGCCGGGGGGTTCATGTCCGGAAGTTCGGCCAAATTCTCCAACGACAGCCTGTTCTTTTTCAAGCGGGAGCTGATAAGGGTGGCCTTGGCCCTGGTATTTTTCCTGGTAGCTCTCAATATCAATTACCGGAAATTAAGGAGCCTGATAGTACCATTCTTCGGGGTGATGCTGGTGGTGCTGCTGCTTACCCTGGTTCTGGGCCAGTCTGTCAGAGGATCCCGTAGCTGGATAATGGGACTACAGCCGGTGGAGATTGCCAGGATCGCCTTGGTGTTATTTCTGGCCGATTTCATAGATAAAAAGGGCGAGGATTTCAAAAAAATAAAGATCGGATATATTCCGGGGGTGGCGGCGGTGGTGTTGCTGGCGGTCATCATTGGCCTTCAGCCCGATTTCGGGAGCGCCATGGCATTATCGATCCTGGGCTATACCATGCTGTTCCTGGGCGGGGCCAACCTGCTGGCCTGGGTGGGCGGGCTGGGCCTGGCCTCGGTGGCATTTGCGGCCGCGGCCCTGACCCAAAAGCATGTGCTGGGCCGGCTGACCGGATTTTGGTGGGGGCTGACCAGACCCGAGGAGTTATCTGCTTTGATAGAATCCTCCTCGGGGCATATCAAAAACACATTGGTGCAGACCCATCAGTCCCTCCTGGGAATCGGCTCCGGCGGGTTTTTTGGGGTGGGTTTGGGGCAAAGCCGGCAGAAGTTTCTTTTCGTAAGCGAGGCCCATACCGATTTCATCTTCTCTATCATCGGGGAGGAGGGCGGTCTCTTGTTTGCCGGGATAATCATGCTGGTCTTTCTGGTCATCCTGTGGCGGGGGATTAAACTCTCGCTGCAATTAAGCGACCGGTTCGAGTCCCTGACGGTGCTGGGATTAAGCTGCGGAATATTCATCTATGCGGTCATCAACATCAGCGTGGCGCTGGGGATCTTTCCCATCACTGGCCTGCCGCTGCCTTTCCTGAGCTACGGAGGCTCGGCCCTGCTGGCCAATGCGGTATCGGTGGGTTTGATACTGAATATCTCAAAGCACCGGGGGGAAAAGTCCGGTCAAACTTTTATCAGGAAGAACAATGGAGTTAGCGATAGCCGGTGGAGGGACGGGAGGTCATCTCTATCCTGGTCTGGCCGTAGCCGCCGCCGTTAA
- the murG gene encoding undecaprenyldiphospho-muramoylpentapeptide beta-N-acetylglucosaminyltransferase → MELAIAGGGTGGHLYPGLAVAAAVKQADPQTRITFYGTKRGIESRVLPGMGYKIKYISARGFLGKSWTAKIFSPLWMATGTIQSLFHMISNRPDVVLGTGGYVSVPPVMAAWVLRIPVALLALDVMPSQAVRFLARFAGQIYGGFPECARYLNPKSQVIFTGNPIRPEIGRIARGQGTARFGLDENKKTILVFGGSQGAHSINVSVLDSLEYLDRSGYLKDIQIIFQTGKRDHALVAEGIKQFATKIKILAYIDEMPHALAAADLVISRSGAGVSETLACGLPSILVPYPYAASNHQEYNARSLEQAGAAMMILDRDLNGEVLAKKISGILFDQKKYNLMGNAAKTLASPDAANKIADNIIRMTGK, encoded by the coding sequence ATGGAGTTAGCGATAGCCGGTGGAGGGACGGGAGGTCATCTCTATCCTGGTCTGGCCGTAGCCGCCGCCGTTAAACAAGCGGACCCTCAGACCAGGATCACGTTCTACGGTACCAAGCGGGGCATAGAATCGCGGGTGCTGCCGGGGATGGGCTATAAGATAAAATATATTTCAGCCAGGGGCTTTTTGGGGAAGAGCTGGACAGCCAAAATATTTTCCCCTCTCTGGATGGCAACCGGCACCATCCAATCGCTCTTTCACATGATCAGTAACCGCCCGGATGTGGTGCTGGGCACCGGCGGTTATGTTTCGGTCCCTCCGGTGATGGCGGCCTGGGTGTTAAGAATTCCGGTGGCCCTGCTGGCCCTGGATGTGATGCCCAGCCAGGCGGTGAGGTTTTTGGCCCGGTTCGCCGGCCAGATATATGGAGGCTTCCCGGAATGCGCCCGTTATCTGAATCCCAAGTCCCAGGTTATCTTCACCGGAAATCCCATCAGGCCCGAGATCGGAAGAATAGCAAGGGGCCAGGGAACGGCCCGGTTCGGGCTGGATGAAAATAAAAAGACCATCTTGGTATTCGGCGGAAGCCAGGGGGCCCACAGCATCAATGTTTCGGTGCTGGATTCTTTGGAATATCTCGATCGATCCGGATATCTTAAGGATATTCAGATAATATTCCAGACCGGCAAAAGAGATCATGCCCTGGTAGCAGAAGGCATCAAACAGTTTGCAACAAAAATAAAAATACTGGCCTATATTGATGAAATGCCTCATGCCCTGGCGGCCGCCGACCTGGTAATCAGCCGCTCCGGGGCCGGGGTCTCGGAAACACTGGCCTGTGGCCTGCCCTCGATACTGGTGCCGTATCCTTATGCCGCCAGCAATCACCAAGAATACAATGCCCGAAGTCTGGAGCAGGCCGGGGCGGCGATGATGATCTTGGACCGGGATCTGAACGGGGAAGTGCTGGCGAAAAAGATATCGGGTATCTTATTCGACCAGAAAAAATACAACCTGATGGGCAATGCCGCCAAAACTCTGGCCAGCCCGGATGCGGCAAATAAAATCGCAGATAATATAATAAGAATGACGGGAAAGTAA
- a CDS encoding UDP-N-acetylmuramate--L-alanine ligase has protein sequence MFGKIKKIHFVGIGGIGMSGIAEVLLNLGYSISGSDLKFSEVTEHLQKLGAKIVEGHRAENVGQAEVVVTSSAVHDDNPEVRAAHEKKIPVIRRAEMLAELMRLKIGIGIAGTHGKTSTTSMIGQVLTQAGRDPTLVIGGKVRSLGSNAKLGTGEYLVAEADEFDRSFLKLAPVIAVITTIEAEHLDCYKDLDEIKNAFVEFANKVPFYGAIIACLDERGVQAIMPRLEKRCITYGLSSQADLQARDLKFDGMKTSFEVHNGRGFMGNINLNLPGVHNVKNSLAAIAVGLDMEIPFEKIAQALAEFNGVYRRFEIKGEKNGALVIDDYGHHPTEIEATLKAAKDGFSRRVVAVFQPHLYSRTRDFHTEFGGAFFQADVLVVTDVYPARESPIQGVTGELIAKAAREKGHRNVHYVADKNNIPDELEKIVKPNDIVITLGAGDIYKYGEEFLNK, from the coding sequence ATGTTCGGAAAGATTAAAAAAATACATTTTGTGGGCATCGGGGGGATCGGCATGAGCGGGATCGCCGAGGTGCTTCTCAACCTGGGTTATTCGATCTCGGGCTCCGATCTTAAATTTTCCGAGGTTACCGAGCACCTGCAGAAACTGGGGGCCAAAATAGTCGAGGGGCACCGGGCCGAGAATGTGGGACAGGCTGAAGTGGTGGTCACCTCATCGGCGGTTCACGATGACAACCCCGAGGTCAGGGCCGCTCATGAGAAAAAGATCCCGGTGATCCGCCGGGCCGAGATGCTGGCCGAACTGATGCGCCTTAAGATAGGCATTGGTATAGCGGGAACCCACGGCAAGACCTCCACCACTTCCATGATCGGCCAGGTGCTGACCCAGGCCGGGCGGGATCCCACCCTGGTCATCGGCGGGAAGGTCCGCTCATTAGGCAGCAACGCCAAGCTGGGCACCGGAGAATATCTGGTGGCCGAGGCCGACGAGTTCGACCGTTCGTTTTTGAAGCTGGCCCCGGTGATAGCGGTGATCACCACCATCGAAGCCGAACACCTGGACTGCTACAAGGACCTGGACGAGATCAAGAATGCCTTTGTGGAATTCGCCAACAAGGTTCCCTTCTACGGAGCCATCATTGCCTGCTTAGACGAGCGGGGAGTGCAGGCCATCATGCCGCGCCTGGAGAAGAGGTGCATCACCTACGGCCTGTCATCGCAGGCTGACCTGCAGGCCAGGGATTTGAAGTTCGACGGAATGAAAACCAGCTTTGAGGTGCACAATGGCCGGGGGTTTATGGGAAATATAAACCTGAACCTGCCCGGAGTGCACAATGTAAAAAATTCGCTGGCGGCCATCGCGGTGGGGCTGGACATGGAGATACCTTTTGAAAAAATCGCCCAGGCATTAGCGGAATTCAACGGGGTCTATCGCCGGTTCGAGATAAAGGGCGAGAAGAACGGGGCGCTGGTGATTGACGATTACGGCCATCATCCCACCGAGATAGAGGCCACCCTCAAGGCGGCCAAGGACGGCTTTTCCCGCCGGGTGGTGGCGGTCTTCCAGCCGCACCTGTACAGCAGGACCCGGGATTTCCACACTGAGTTCGGCGGGGCGTTTTTCCAAGCCGACGTGCTGGTGGTCACCGACGTTTACCCGGCCCGGGAATCCCCGATCCAGGGGGTGACAGGGGAGCTGATCGCCAAGGCGGCCAGAGAGAAGGGCCACCGCAATGTCCACTATGTGGCCGATAAAAATAATATTCCGGACGAACTGGAGAAGATAGTCAAGCCCAACGATATCGTCATTACCCTGGGGGCCGGGGATATATATAAATACGGGGAAGAATTCCTTAATAAATGA